The following are from one region of the Nicotiana tabacum cultivar K326 chromosome 3, ASM71507v2, whole genome shotgun sequence genome:
- the LOC142175489 gene encoding uncharacterized protein LOC142175489 produces MERYRNKIGLAQAISNVSNKIWAFIDEVFEVTVMYNMVQQLTLRLFHTESHVEFVLTLIYAKYDAIERIELWDSLYAMARDMDAPWLVGGSIFTWWNGRAEEDCIFKRLDRCLANVEFQQTFPGIEVQHLLKTGSDHCPMYLKCDIETPQIKKSFNFLNFWVEHETFKDVVKENWTADFSANPYILFNHKLKKLKKALSLWSKATFGDIFQKIASMEEVVMVHEAEFEVNPTGMNRERLQKVQAELIKCLALEEKYRQQKAGMTWFEEGDRNTKFFHAQVRGRRKRLQLNRIQNSGGTWIEEEQEIAEGAIKYYEEQFTEAATPSLFDILEHVPHLINTEQNAKLINQPTKEEVKVAVLELNGDSAGGRWYDRKILSFLLGHNRG; encoded by the exons ATGGAAAGGTACAGAAACAAGATAGGACTTGCACAGGCAATTTCAAATGTTTCCAACAAGATCTGGGCTTTCATAGATGAGGTATTTGAGGTAACTGTTATGTACAATATGGTGCAACAATTAACACTACGATTGTTCCATACTGAATCACATGTGGAGTTTGTCCTAACATTGATATATGCTAAATATGATGCAATTGAGAGGATAGAATTATGGGATTCATTATACGCAATGGCAAGGGATATGGATGCACCATGGCTTGTAGGAG GTAgcatatttacatggtggaatgggagagcAGAGGAAGACTGTATATTCAAAAGGCTAGACAGATGTTTGGCCAATGTTGAGTTCCAACAAACATTTCCAGGAATAGAGGTGCAACATTTGTTAAAGACTGGTTCTGATCATTGTCCAATGTATCTGAAGTGTGATATTGAGACTCCACAAATAAAAAAGTCTTTTAATTTCTTGAATTTTTGGGTGGAACATGAGACTTTTAAAGATGTGGTGAAAGAGAATTGGACAGCTGATTTCAGTGCAAATCCTTATATTCTTTTTAAtcacaagttaaaaaaattaaagaaggccCTTTCATTATGGAGTAAGGCTACATTTGGAGATATTTTCCAAAAGATAGCAAGCATGGAGGAGGTAGTGATGGTTCATGAAGCAGAATTTGAAGTAAATCCTACAGGGATGAACAGGGAAAGGCTACAAAAGGTTCAGGCAGAATTGATCAAATGCCTTGCACTAGAGGAGAAATATAGGCAACAAAAGGCAGGCATGACTTGGTTCGAGGAAGGGGATAGGAACACTAAGTTTTTCCATGCACAAGTGAGAGGTAGGAGAAAGAGACTTCAGCTTAACAGAATTCAAAATAGTGGAGGAACCTGgattgaagaagaacaagaaattgcAGAAGGGGCTATCAAATACTACGAGGAACAGTTCACAGAAGCAGCTACTCCTTCATTATTTGATATCTTAGAGCATGTTCCTCATCTGATTAACACTGAGCAGAATGCAAAATTGATTAATCAGCCAACAAAAGAGGAGGTTAAAGTGGCAGTACTTGAACTTAATGGTGATAGTGCTGGGGGCAGATGGTATGACAGGAAAATTCTATCATTCTTGTTGGGACATAATAGGGGATGA
- the LOC142175486 gene encoding uncharacterized protein LOC142175486 produces the protein MGFTERLIVIVFGLVSNNWYSILINGQAHGFFKSSRGVKQGDPWSPKINHLVYADDMIIFSSSDETSLMLIMQVLKAYEAASGQLVNKTKSAVYLHHLTDMEVVSKVERITGIHRDDFPIIYLGCPIFYARRKLEYYQPLITKFFWSSTIGGTSRHWASWNTLCMPVEEGGIGFRSLHDVAKALFSKLWWNFKIKPSLWSSFVCQKYCKKLNYVPWKRGSHIWRKMLECRDLIEHQILWQTKRGSSLFWYENWTGLGALYFLVPQDFGIDENVHNVHDVTLDGEWDVDRLFEMLPEDLAVHILEKIKPPSPQQVLDMPCWMLKTRGYFSVKSAWEYTRRRDEPRTAYRMIWVKGLPFKIAFFMWKAKLPLDDFLKRGDSSSFIKSPGIGESEKAWDGHGWLKVNTDGASRGNPSRSSIGFCIRNENGDIVKSVGKEIEETTNTVAEAKAMVEALRFCRFQQYSHVWLQTDSMLLKKIMDGIWKPPWIISDQGRRLVNEDKLKCPSLRVKVDRI, from the exons ATGGGATTCACAGAAAGGTTGATAGTGATTGTATTTGGATTAGTTTCAAACAATTGGTATTCTATTCTAATCAATGGTCAAGCTCATGGGTTCTTTAAGTCCTCAAGGGGAGTAAAACAAGGTGATCCT TGGAGTCCAAAGATCAATCATTTGGTGTATGCAGATGACAtgattattttctcatcctcagATGAAACAtctctgatgctgattatgcaagtGCTGAAGGCATATGAAGCTGCATCTGGGCAGCTTGTTAACAAGACCAAATCAGCTGTGTACCTGCATCATTTAACAGACATGGAAGTGGTCAGCAAGGTGGAAAGGATCACAGGCATTCATAGGGATGATTTCCCTATCATATATCTAGGTTGTCCGATATTTTATGCAAGGAGAAAGCTGGAATACTATCAGCCCCTAATTACTAAG TTTTTCTGGAGCAGCACTATAGGAGGAACTAGTAGGCATTGGGCTTCATGGAATACCTTATGCATGCCAGTTGAGGAAGGAGGAATAGGTTTCAGGTCACTGCATGATGTAGCAAAGGCATTATTCAGCAAGCTGTGGTGGAATTTCAAAATAAAACCAAGCCTATGGAGTTCTTTTGTATGTCAGAAATActgtaaaaaattaaattatgttCCATGGAAAAGGGGGTCTCACATTTGGAGAAAAATGTTGGAATGCAGAGATCTGATTGAACATCAAATCCTTTGGCAAACAAAAAGGGGATCCTCACTATTTTGGTATGAAAACTGGACAGGTCTTGGGGCACTATATTTTTTAGTTCCTCAGGACTTTGGCATTGATGAAAATGTACATAACGTACATGATGTTACCTTAGATGGTGAGTGGGATGTGGACAGGCTATTTGAAATGCTTCCTGAAGATTTAGCAGTACACATTCTGGAGAAAATCAAACCACCTTCACCTCAGCAGGTTCTTGACATGCCTTGTTGGATGTTGAAAACAAGAGGATATTTCAGTGTTAAGTCAGCATGGGAGTATACGAGAAGAAGAGACGAACCAAGAACAGCCTATAGGATGATTTGGGTAAAGGGACTGCcttttaaaatagcatttttCATGTGGAAAGCAAAACTACCTTTAGATGATTTCTTGAAAAGG GGtgattcatcaagtttcatcaaatctCCAGGCATTGGTGAAAGTGAGAAAGCCTGGGATGGACATG GATGGCTAAAAGTTAATACAGATGGTGCATCGAGAGGAAATCCAAGCAGGAGCTCAATAGGCTTTTGTATAAGAAATGAAAATGGTGACATAGTCAAGTCAGTAGGGAAAGAGATTGAGGAGACAACAAACACAGTAGCTGAAGCGAAGGCCATGGTAGAAGCACTAAGGTTTTGCAGATTTCAACAATACTCTCATGTATGGCTTCAAACTGACTCAATGTTATTAAAAAAGATAATGGATGGGATCTGgaaaccaccatggatcataTCTGACCAG GGAAGGAGGTTGGTTAATGAAGATAAGCTGAAATGTCCAAGTCTAAGGGTGAAGGTGGACAGGATATAA